The following are encoded together in the Echeneis naucrates chromosome 9, fEcheNa1.1, whole genome shotgun sequence genome:
- the ankdd1b gene encoding ankyrin repeat and death domain-containing protein 1A — protein MERRTLALRAMINKHCPKKENLDPRTWVTEETVKGFADFIMNKNLDKDTDTSFDNKEMLLDAEKQFMEAAKRNDVVTMKTLGKGLNANAKNVHNRTALHYAVAGKNMEAVQLLLQRRVKVDQKDKYGVAPIHLAAWFGSLKILKLLVQAGAEHKVENEEGLNMMHCAAINNHTDIVEYIINDLQMKELDKDDQSGQRPFALAAKHGCVEMLEMLMEPYKMATMKPNQRGDTPLHLAARNGHLDAVQLLLQSFDTRNEVNMDGETALYQAADNSQEECVLALLEADCDPNILTKAKCSPLHPVSERGDASLARILLQYRACADFQNKHTEAPLHLAVKNSHIPVIHTLLDAGCNINVTNKRSQAAIHLAAELATIEVVEMLLKAGLDLTLRDKQGKTALGTAARADEVIIVDMIIKAERYFAWRETIPEFNESIHSEYPLTFKLDHRFETKQLRSMAWCLAYKLLKPGDWKKLAEHWSFTKEQVSAVEEQWTGQHSYKEHGNRMLLIWLHGEELAQRNPVKELYQGLIVTGNRKAADKIRMEEESARSKSCSIS, from the exons ATGGAGAGAAGAACTTTGGCTTTGAGGGCGATGATCAACAAACATTGTCCTAAGAAGGAGAATCTGGATCCTCGAACGTGGGTGACAGAGGAGACTGTCAAGGGCTTTGCTGACTTCATAATGAACAAGAACctggacaaagacacagacaccagCTTTGACAACAAAGAGATGT TGCTTGATGCAGAGAAGCAGTTTATGGAAGCAGCTAAGAGGAACGATGTGGTAACCATGAAGACTCTGGGAAAAGGGTTGAACGCTAATGCAAAGAATGTG CATAACAGAACTGCCCTTCACTATGCAGTAGCTGGAAAAAACATGGAAGCTGTGCAGTTACTTCTTCAGCGCAGGGTCAAGGTGGACCAAAAGGACAAG TATGGCGTGGCACCCATTCATTTGGCTGCCTGGTTTGGCAGTTTGAAGATCCTGAAATTATTAGTGCAGGCCGGAGCTGAGCACAAAGTCGAAAACGAG GAAGGACTGAACATGATGCACTGTGCTGCGATCAACAACCACACTGACATTGTTGAGTATATTATAAATGATCTGCAGATGAAAGAACTTGACAAAGACGATCAG tcaggGCAGCGGCCTTTTGCACTGGCGGCGAAGCATGGCTGTGTGGAAATGTTAGAGATGTTGATGGAACCATACAAAATGGCCACCATGAAGCCCAATCAG AGAGGTGACACGCCCCTGCACTTAGCTGCCAGGAACGGCCACTTGGACGctgtccagctgctgctgcagagctttgATACTCGGAATGAAGTCAATATG GATGGTGAGACGGCTCTGTACCAGGCTGCAGACAACAGTCAGGAAGAATGTGTCCTAGCCCTGTTGGAGGCTGACTGTGACCCCAACATCCTAACAAAG GCCAAATGCAGCCCTCTCCATCCGGTATCAGAGAGAGGAGATGCATCTCTTGCGCGGATCCTTTTGCAGTACAGAGCCTGTGCTGACTTTCAGAATAAG CACACTGAGGCTCCTCTCCACCTGGCAGTGAAGAACAGTCACATCCCAGTTATCCATACACTACTGGATGCCGGGTGCAACATTAACGTCACAAATAAG AGGTCCCAGGCGGCCATCCATCTTGCTGCAGAGCTGGCCACTATAGAAGTTGTTGAAATGCTTCTTAAAGCTGGGCTGGATCTGACACTCCGGGATAAG CAGGGGAAGACAGCTCTGGGTACGGCAGCCAGAGCTGACGAGGTGATTATTGTGGACATGATAATCAAAGCAGAGAGGTACTTTGCCTGGAGGGAG ACCATCCCAGAGTTTAATGAGAGTATTCACAGCGAGTACCCACTAACGTTTAAGCTTGACCACCGCTTTGAGACCAAGCAGCTCCGTTCGATGGCCTGGTGTTTGGCTTACAAGCTCCTGAAACCAGGAGACTGGAAAAAGCTAGCAGAACACTGGAGCTTTACTAAGGAGCAAGTGTCTGCCGTCGAGGAGCAGTGGACAG GTCAGCACAGCTACAAAGAGCATGGGAACAGGATGCTGCTGATCTGGCTCCATGGGGAGGAGTTGGCTCAGAGGAACCCTGTGAAAGAACTCTACCAGGGCCTCATTGTCACAGGGAACAGGAAAGCTGCAG ATAAGATTCggatggaggaagagagtgCCAGAAGTAAAAGCTGCAGCATCTCCTGA
- the polk gene encoding DNA polymerase kappa — MENGGASSKGEGFLSRMALNDHKAGMEGLDRDKINQIIMDASKGSRFYENELKREQQVNQRIEKMMLQKAQITEPQLKKAQAQVEKMASMLEQSRDLSRLIVHVDMDAFYAAVEMRDCPELKDKPMAVGSMSMLSTSNYDARKYGVRAAMPGFIAKKLCPDLVIVPPNFDKYRAVSNEIREIFADYDPHFQPVSLDEAYLDFTDHVNHRQSWLVSSRTHYYHASSAARGEEKSELPKETLPEVQDLSPVLFEDSPSSSPGLSASGAVVAGGVYEVFGISVEEAVREMRFRIEQKTVLTASAGIAPNMMLAKVCSDKNKPNGQYRLPSTREAVMDFIQKLPVRKVSGIGKVSEKMLNALGISSCSHLGQRMALLSLLFSETAWHHFMQVSLGLGSTYIPRHEERKSMSTERTFKELSKAEDQFSLCRELCEELAENMKTEDLKGKTVTLKLKKVNFEVKTRSLTLTCTVATVDEIFAVAKDLLKTEIENESPQPLRLRLMGVRISAFVSSDDKKPLQRSIVGFLRQEKTDCSVSIQETHKNPQKEYLSHHTVQTVTLNCHPTMQQCQKEKGVPWQIKKKGLGGDQTSEEPQQSFFQRAYARRLERQAASSSTDEEGNGVNVSVNTCIGSSDQKCVEPSSNTRNSISSYLSEKDFGEAHASTSGCGGTESESLRCPVCFRRVETTNLNILNRHIDKCLSKFSRKPHQSTDPDSESDLDLENECKVVHKWREEEAKDSEELELSGVRPHGQHSLKNDPTQAVSSISADNATVTLEQPQLCNDKGHSLICPVCQLTQETDDLTVFNHHVDLCLNQEVLHELGGNTSSAINPPSVTKSKAIDTGLLPPKQANKGKSKRKDSPPSPPSKRAKGIGPCYTIDRFFR; from the exons ATGGAGAATGGGGGTGCATCCAGTAAAGGAGAGGGCTTCCTCTCCAGAATGGCCCTCAATGACCACAAGGCTGGTATGGAGGGTCTCGACAGAGACAAGATTAACCAGATCATCATGGATGCATCCAAG GGATCAAGGTTTTATGAAAATGAGCTGAAGCGGGAGCAGCAGGTGAATCAGCGTATTGAGAAAATGATGCTACAGAAGGCACAGATCACAGAGCCCCAGTTAAAGAAAGCACAAGCTCAG GTGGAGAAGATGGCCTCGATGCTGGAGCAGAGTCGTGATTTAAGCCGCCTAATTGTGCATGTGGACATGGACGCTTTCTATGCTGCTGTGGAGATGAGGGACTGTCCTGAGCTGAAGGATAAGCCCATGGCTGTAGGATCCATGAGCATGCTG tcaacaTCGAACTACGATGCCAGAAAATATGGGGTTCGAGCTGCCATGCCTGGCTTTATTGCAAAGAAACTTTGCCCTGACTTGGTCATTGTTCCTCCTAACTTTGATAAATACAGAGCAGTGAGTAATGAG ATCCGGGAAATTTTTGCAGACTATGACCCTCACTTCCAGCCAGTGAGCCTGGATGAAGCCTATCTGGATTTTACTGACCATGTTAACCACAGACAGAGCTGGCTGGTCTCCTCTCGCACGCATTACTATCATGCCAGTAGCGCCGCCAGAG GTGAAGAGAAGAGTGAGCTCCCCAAGGAAACACTACCAGAGGTGCAAGACCTCTCTCCTGTCCTTTTTGAAGACAGCCCAAGCTCCTCTCCTGGCTTGTCTGCCTCTGGTGCTGTTGTTGCTGGTGGTGTTTATGAGGTATTTGGGATATCTGTTGAAGAGGCTGTGAGAGAGATGCGTTTCCGCATTGAGCAGAAGACCGTGCTAACTGCCAGTGCAG GAATTGCTCCAAACATGATGCTTGCCAAGGTGTGCAGTGACAAGAACAAGCCCAACGGCCAATACAGACTTCCCTCCACCAGAGAGGCCGTCATGGATTTTATCCAGAAGCTTCCAGTTCGCAAA GTTTCAGGCATAGGGAAGGTGAGTGAGAAGATGCTAAATGCTCTGGGCATTAGTAGCTGTTCTCACCTTGGCCAGCGGATGGCACTGCTGTCATTGCTGTTCTCAGAGACAGCCTGGCATCATTTCATGCAGGTTTCCCTGGGTCTGGGCTCCACGTATATACCAAG gcatgaagaaagaaaaagcatgaGCACAGAAAG aACATTTAAAGAACTGAGTAAAGCTGAGGATCAGTTTTCTCTGTGCAGGGAGCTCTGTGAAGAGCTAGCAGAAAACATGAAGACAGAAGATCTGAAG GGTAAAACCGTAACACTGAAACTGAAGAAAGTGAACTTTGAGGTAAAAACCAGGTCGCTGACGCTGACATGTACTGTTGCTACAGTGGATGAGATTTTTGCTGTTGCTAAGGACCTACTGAAAACggaaatagaaaatgaaagccCCCAGCCACTCAGACTGAGACTCATGG GTGTTCGGATTTCTGCTTTTGTCAGTTCGGATGATAAAAAGCCTCTCCAGAGGAGCATCGTTGGCTTCCTTCGgcaagaaaagacagactgcagtgtctCCATCCAAGAAACGCATAAAAACCCTCAAAAGGAGTATCTTTCCCATCACACTGTCCAGACGGTGACTCTTAATTGTCATCCTACGATGCAGCAGTGCCAGAAAGAAAAGGGGGTTCCTTGGCAGATCAAAAAGAAAGGATTAGGGGGAGATCAAACTAGCGAGGAACCCCAGCAGTCTTTTTTCCAAAGGGCCTATGCTAGAAGGCTAGAACGCCAGGCAGCTAGTTCGAGCACAGATGAGGAAGGAAACGGGGTGAATGTTTCAGTGAACACTTGCATTGGATCCAGTGATCAAAAGTGTGTAGAGCCATCATCAAACACACGCAATAGTATATCCTCATATCTCTCAGAGAAAGACTTTGGTGAAGCCCATGCATCCACATCAGGATGTGGAGGCACAGAGTCAGAGAGCCTTAGGTGTCCGGTGTGTTTCAGGCGAGTGGAGACGACTAATCTGAACATCTTAAACAGACACATTGACAAGTGTCTGAGCAAATTTTCAAGAAAGCCACATCAAAGCACTGATCCTGACTCAGAATCCGATTTGGATTTAGAGAATGAATGTAAGGTGGTTCAcaaatggagggaggaggaggcaaaGGATAGTGAAGAGTTGGAGTTGAGCGGGGTCCGCCCTCATGGCCAGCACAGCTTGAAAAACGATCCCACGCAAGCGGTTTCGTCGATCAGTGCTGACAATGCAACCGTAACCTTGGAACAGCCTCAGTTATGTAATGATAAAGGCCATTCCCTGATCTGCCCAGTGTGTCAGCTGACCCAGGAGACTGATGACCTCACTGTCTTCAACCACCATGTCGACCTCTGCCTGAACCAGGAGGTCTTACATGAGTTGGGAGGAAACACATCATCTGCCATAAATCCACCTTCAGTTACAAAGAGCAAAGCCATAG ATACAGGTCTTCTCCCtccaaaacaagcaaacaaaggCAAAAGCAAAAG AAAGGACTCGccaccctctcctccttcaAAGAGAGCCAAAGGCATTGGCCCATGCTACACCATTGACAGATTTTTCAGGTGA